A part of Marinicella rhabdoformis genomic DNA contains:
- the rpoE gene encoding RNA polymerase sigma factor RpoE, with protein MNKQQTNMTETNLDVALVAEAKKGEMKAFEMLVNRYQQRVANVIAKFVRDHHEIQDVAQEVFIKVFRALPNFRGDSSFYTWIYRIAVNTAKNHLVAKGRRIQNAPVEFEEAENFSSNEDFRNLDTPDAVYARDELEATMSKAIAALPDDLRMAIIMREVDGLSYEQIAEKMDCPIGTVRSRIFRARDAVDQVLKPLKLTESTRTVSKRKAHDK; from the coding sequence ATGAATAAACAGCAAACTAACATGACAGAAACCAACTTAGATGTTGCTCTGGTAGCAGAAGCCAAGAAAGGTGAAATGAAAGCATTTGAAATGCTTGTCAATCGATACCAGCAAAGGGTAGCCAATGTGATTGCAAAATTTGTTCGTGATCACCATGAAATTCAAGATGTGGCGCAGGAAGTTTTTATCAAGGTCTTTAGGGCGCTTCCAAATTTTAGGGGTGACAGCTCATTTTACACTTGGATCTACCGCATTGCGGTCAATACAGCAAAAAATCATTTGGTTGCAAAAGGTAGGCGCATTCAAAATGCACCAGTTGAATTTGAAGAGGCTGAAAATTTTTCAAGTAATGAAGATTTCAGGAACTTAGATACACCAGATGCGGTCTATGCACGTGACGAATTGGAAGCAACCATGTCTAAAGCAATTGCAGCTTTACCTGATGACTTAAGAATGGCAATCATCATGCGAGAAGTTGATGGTTTAAGTTATGAACAAATCGCAGAAAAAATGGATTGTCCAATTGGGACAGTTAGGTCGCGCATATTCAGGGCGAGAGATGCTGTTGACCAAGTCCTTAAGCCATTAAAGCTAACAGAAAGTACGAGAACAGTAAGTAAGAGAAAAGCACATGACAAATAA
- a CDS encoding sigma-E factor negative regulatory protein gives MTNKASQNISELMDGELEKDCSRFLLKRMQSDEQLSETWDSYHLMRSYLHKTEQAPLMNDLGSQVVAQLNQGRVSMESKPESRIGSWLKPMLGSAIAASVAWVAILSFNTNDTLTGVQTLNDVAVIKTAEQLIIPPAAHTARVEQMPRYSKFPSLTPKVQQYLIERNGQQVEVLPSYYNTEYMKQLQQQIKNKENAKTAE, from the coding sequence ATGACAAATAAAGCAAGCCAAAACATTTCAGAATTGATGGATGGCGAATTAGAAAAAGATTGCAGCAGGTTTTTATTAAAACGAATGCAATCAGATGAGCAACTCAGTGAGACATGGGATTCTTATCATTTGATGCGCTCTTATTTACATAAAACTGAGCAAGCACCTCTGATGAATGATTTGGGCTCGCAAGTTGTGGCGCAGTTGAATCAAGGGCGTGTTTCAATGGAGTCTAAACCGGAGAGCAGAATAGGTTCATGGCTCAAGCCAATGTTAGGTTCTGCAATAGCTGCATCTGTTGCATGGGTGGCTATTTTAAGTTTCAATACCAATGACACATTGACTGGTGTACAGACTCTTAATGATGTTGCGGTGATTAAAACTGCTGAACAATTAATTATTCCTCCTGCGGCACATACTGCGCGTGTAGAACAAATGCCACGGTACAGTAAATTCCCGTCATTAACACCCAAAGTTCAGCAATACTTAATAGAGCGAAATGGCCAGCAAGTAGAGGTGTTACCTTCATACTATAACACTGAATATATGAAGCAATTGCAGCAACAAATCAAGAACAAGGAAAACGCTAAAACTGCCGAATGA
- a CDS encoding SoxR reducing system RseC family protein, whose amino-acid sequence MIRLATITAKTEEAVQLKVDKPNSCDGCQLHCDKPLFDVFKLHKDQFWLKKDNNGVCITNPELIFSNERAVGQKVGLELSEGNLLKSAFVVYILPMLLALITMVLGQALFTHNMLSGDLGALLGFVIGLVLFYWLMHFKKPHKDMPKVTFI is encoded by the coding sequence ATGATTCGTTTGGCAACCATAACAGCAAAAACCGAAGAAGCCGTCCAACTAAAGGTGGATAAACCCAATAGTTGTGACGGCTGTCAACTTCACTGCGACAAACCACTGTTTGATGTTTTTAAGCTTCACAAAGATCAGTTTTGGCTTAAAAAAGATAATAATGGGGTGTGCATCACCAACCCGGAATTAATTTTTTCAAATGAACGCGCTGTCGGTCAGAAAGTGGGTTTGGAATTGTCAGAGGGTAACCTCTTGAAATCTGCTTTTGTGGTCTATATTTTACCCATGCTGTTGGCTTTAATAACTATGGTGCTGGGACAAGCATTGTTTACTCATAATATGCTGTCAGGTGATTTAGGCGCATTGTTGGGTTTTGTTATTGGCTTGGTTTTGTTTTATTGGTTGATGCATTTTAAAAAACCTCACAAAGACATGCCAAAAGTAACGTTTATATAA
- a CDS encoding Do family serine endopeptidase yields MKKHLMIWVLLMPMVLHNVHAKEGGLPDFTSLVKDTSSAVVNIVARENADEQNKPLSQQEEQLYRFFGMPGQPQNRDRVSGGSGFIISTDGYILTNRHVIQGADKVTVTLKDRRELDAEIVGEDEASDVAVLKVDAKNLPILEVGTADKLQIGEWVMAIGSPLSFEHSVTKGIISAKGRRMGNQQYVPYLQSDVPINRGNSGGPLINMSGKVVGINTLIVSNTGGYMGISFSIPIEVAMNVADQLRSHGTVKRGLLGVGIEDVNQEMADYLGMAKPSGALVNNVSKDSAAEKAGIEVGDVIVEFNNKTIIMAESLPPVVGMTMPETGVEVKVFRDGKVKTLKASLDALEPGLVASNGGDDKAYGKGLGFTVGSLTEQLQERSGETEGVVVKSVDEAVVRRAGLRVGDIIKKVGKVSVSNLKGFKAAVADLEEDEPLVLLVRQGAANRFIVIER; encoded by the coding sequence ATGAAAAAACATTTGATGATTTGGGTTTTATTGATGCCCATGGTTTTGCACAATGTGCATGCAAAAGAAGGTGGTTTGCCAGATTTTACGTCATTGGTGAAAGACACCAGTTCGGCAGTAGTAAATATTGTTGCACGAGAAAATGCCGATGAGCAAAATAAACCTTTGAGTCAACAAGAAGAACAGTTATATCGTTTCTTTGGTATGCCAGGTCAGCCACAAAATCGAGACCGTGTTTCAGGTGGTTCAGGGTTTATCATTTCAACAGATGGTTATATTTTAACTAACCGACATGTCATACAAGGTGCTGATAAGGTCACCGTTACACTAAAAGACAGGCGTGAATTGGATGCTGAAATTGTTGGAGAAGATGAGGCCAGTGATGTAGCAGTTCTAAAAGTTGATGCCAAGAATTTGCCTATATTAGAGGTGGGTACTGCTGACAAATTACAAATTGGAGAGTGGGTGATGGCGATTGGTTCTCCTTTAAGTTTTGAACACTCGGTTACCAAAGGGATCATTTCCGCTAAAGGGCGTCGAATGGGTAATCAGCAATATGTGCCTTATTTACAGTCTGATGTACCTATTAACAGAGGTAATTCTGGTGGGCCGTTGATAAACATGAGTGGCAAAGTAGTAGGCATCAATACATTAATTGTCTCTAACACTGGCGGGTATATGGGCATATCTTTTTCCATTCCGATTGAAGTGGCGATGAATGTGGCTGATCAATTGAGGTCTCATGGCACAGTCAAGCGGGGTTTATTAGGGGTTGGTATAGAAGATGTGAATCAAGAAATGGCTGATTATTTGGGTATGGCTAAACCCAGTGGTGCTTTAGTCAATAATGTTTCAAAAGACTCTGCTGCTGAAAAGGCGGGTATAGAAGTCGGTGACGTGATTGTTGAGTTCAATAATAAAACCATCATTATGGCCGAATCATTACCACCTGTTGTGGGCATGACCATGCCAGAAACAGGTGTAGAAGTAAAAGTGTTTCGAGATGGTAAGGTCAAAACGTTAAAAGCATCTTTGGACGCATTAGAGCCCGGATTGGTTGCCTCAAATGGTGGCGACGATAAAGCTTATGGTAAGGGGTTAGGGTTCACAGTGGGTTCATTAACAGAACAGTTGCAAGAACGGTCAGGTGAAACTGAGGGTGTTGTGGTCAAATCAGTAGATGAAGCCGTTGTGAGAAGGGCAGGCTTGAGGGTTGGTGACATCATTAAAAAAGTTGGAAAGGTGTCAGTAAGTAACCTCAAAGGTTTCAAAGCAGCAGTGGCTGACTTGGAAGAAGACGAGCCTTTGGTCTTATTAGTGAGACAAGGTGCTGCAAATCGTTTCATTGTGATTGAACGATAA
- the lepA gene encoding translation elongation factor 4: protein MKNIRNFSIIAHIDHGKSTLADRFIQVCGGLSEREMDAQVLDSMDIERERGITIKSQAVSLKFVSQSGEAYQYNLIDTPGHVDFSYEVSRSLAACEGALLVVDAAQGVEAQSVANCYTAIEMGLEVIPVINKIDLPSADVDRVKKEIEDVIGIDASDALLVSAKTGLGIGGVLEAIADLIPAPKGDPTAPLQASIIDSWFDNYLGVVSLVRVFNGELNVKEKIQIMSLKSEQVVEGLGHFTPKRTPGKILKCGEVGYVTASIKNVHGAPVGDTITLTKRPAEAPLPGFMESQPRVFAGLFPTSAEDYQDLREALEKLRLNDASLAFEPESSTALGFGYRCGFLGMLHMEVIQERIEREFDIDLVTTAPTVVYELLDKNGDVVMLDNPADLPVMFQEIREPIITANILLPQDHVGSVISLCIEKRGIQKNMQYLGNQVQLTFDMPLSEVVLDFFDRLKSVSRGYASFEYEFSHYEPGPFIRLDVLINGDRVDALSILTHKENAQRRGRDLTERLKELIPRQMFDVAIQAAIGSQIIARTTVKALRKNVTAKCYGGDATRKKKLLEKQKKGKKRMKQIGRVEVPQEAFLAVLKVD, encoded by the coding sequence ATGAAAAATATCCGAAACTTTTCCATCATTGCCCACATCGACCATGGCAAATCAACATTGGCAGACCGTTTTATACAGGTTTGTGGCGGTTTGTCCGAACGTGAAATGGATGCCCAAGTTTTGGACAGCATGGATATTGAACGTGAACGTGGTATTACCATCAAATCACAAGCAGTGAGTTTAAAGTTTGTCTCTCAATCAGGTGAAGCATACCAATACAATTTAATTGATACACCGGGCCATGTAGATTTTTCTTATGAAGTGTCTCGTTCATTGGCAGCTTGCGAAGGTGCATTGCTGGTTGTGGATGCGGCACAAGGTGTTGAAGCGCAATCAGTGGCTAACTGTTATACAGCGATAGAAATGGGGCTGGAAGTGATTCCTGTTATCAATAAAATTGATTTACCCTCAGCTGATGTAGACCGTGTCAAAAAAGAAATTGAAGATGTGATTGGCATTGATGCCAGTGATGCTTTATTAGTGTCGGCAAAAACCGGGCTGGGAATTGGTGGGGTATTAGAGGCGATAGCTGATTTAATCCCCGCGCCAAAAGGAGATCCAACAGCGCCGTTACAAGCATCAATCATTGACTCTTGGTTTGATAATTATTTGGGTGTTGTGTCCTTGGTTCGCGTATTTAATGGCGAGCTGAATGTCAAAGAAAAAATACAAATCATGTCACTCAAATCTGAGCAAGTGGTTGAAGGTCTGGGGCATTTTACACCCAAAAGAACACCTGGAAAAATATTGAAATGTGGTGAAGTGGGCTATGTGACTGCATCGATAAAGAATGTTCATGGCGCGCCGGTTGGCGATACCATAACGTTGACTAAACGACCAGCTGAGGCACCGCTGCCAGGGTTTATGGAATCTCAGCCAAGAGTGTTTGCAGGTTTGTTCCCAACCTCTGCTGAAGATTATCAAGATTTGAGAGAGGCGTTAGAAAAGTTGCGTTTAAATGATGCTTCCTTAGCGTTTGAGCCGGAGTCATCAACTGCGTTGGGTTTTGGCTACCGTTGTGGCTTCTTAGGCATGTTACACATGGAAGTCATCCAAGAGCGTATTGAGCGTGAATTTGATATTGATTTGGTAACCACTGCACCCACAGTTGTCTATGAACTTTTAGACAAGAACGGCGATGTGGTGATGTTGGATAATCCAGCAGATTTGCCTGTCATGTTTCAAGAAATTCGTGAGCCCATCATTACAGCCAATATTTTGTTGCCGCAAGATCATGTGGGTTCTGTGATCAGTTTGTGTATTGAAAAGCGAGGTATTCAGAAGAACATGCAGTATTTGGGTAATCAAGTGCAGCTCACTTTTGATATGCCATTGAGTGAAGTGGTTTTAGACTTTTTTGACCGATTGAAGTCGGTCAGTAGAGGTTATGCTTCATTTGAGTATGAATTCAGTCATTATGAACCCGGTCCATTCATCAGATTGGATGTGTTAATCAATGGTGATCGAGTGGATGCTTTATCTATATTAACCCACAAAGAAAATGCTCAAAGAAGAGGCCGTGATTTAACTGAGCGATTAAAAGAGTTGATACCAAGACAAATGTTTGATGTGGCCATTCAAGCTGCTATTGGGTCTCAAATTATTGCACGTACTACGGTTAAAGCGTTGCGTAAAAATGTGACGGCAAAGTGTTACGGTGGTGATGCAACACGTAAGAAAAAATTATTAGAAAAACAAAAGAAAGGCAAGAAAAGAATGAAACAAATTGGCCGAGTTGAAGTGCCTCAAGAAGCCTTTTTGGCTGTTCTGAAAGTAGATTAA